A genomic segment from Oncorhynchus keta strain PuntledgeMale-10-30-2019 chromosome 9, Oket_V2, whole genome shotgun sequence encodes:
- the stard4 gene encoding stAR-related lipid transfer protein 4, translating to MGTLQEPSALTARLQNTLMSYHSLDENEWRVAKKSKDVTVWRKSSEEFRGYLYKAQGVVDDNPNRIVDYIRPGPYRLDWDSLMTAMDIIETLDQGCCVMRYTTAGQLWNIIAPREFIDFSYTTDYQDGLLSCGISVEHEEQHQSYVRGFNHPCGWFCVPTSDSTTTPAQSLLTGYIQTDLRGMIPQSAVDTAMASTLINFYTDLRRALKKA from the exons ATGGGAACCTTGCAAGAACCCAGTGCTTTGACAGCCAGACTGCAGAACACTCTCATGTCTTACCATAGCCTGGATGAGAATGAGTGGAGGGTAGCCAAGAAATCG AAAGATGTCACGGTATGGAGAAAGTCATCAGAGGAGTTTCGTGGCTATCT GTATAAAGCCCAGGGTGTGGTCGACGATAACCCCAATAGAATAGTGGATTACATACGCCCTGGGCCTTATCGATTAGACTGGGATAGTTTGATGACAGCAATGGACATAATAGAAACCCTTGATCAG GGCTGTTGTGTGATGAGGTACACTACTGCAGGCCAGCTGTGGAACATCATAGCTCCCAGAGAGTTTATTGATTTCTCCTACACCACAGACTACCAGGATGGACTATTGTCCTGCG GTATCAGTGTGGAGCATGAGGAGCAGCACCAGAGTTATGTCCGGGGCTTCAACCACCCATGTGGCTGGTTCTGTGTGCCCACCTCAGATAGCACCACCACCCCAGCCCAGAGCCTCCTGACAGGGTACATTCAGACAGACCTCCGGGGTATGATCCCCCAGTCTGCCGTGGACACAGCCATGGCCAGCACCCTCATCAACTTCTACACTGACCTGCGCAGGGCTCTGAAGAAGGCCTAA
- the LOC118379004 gene encoding uncharacterized protein LOC118379004, giving the protein MPDKNSQLRQAQEEAEEVKVIMMDNMEKTEERKAKLQDLDKRAEELKLKSKSFHKTSMKVKEQKKCDNIKAKWKLIAVVAASAIIVILVATFMLVNRSSPENTHDIGSIPMNEGGITPTTIGPGK; this is encoded by the exons ATG CCTGACAAGAACAGTCAGCTGCGTCAGGCTCAGGAAGAGGCGGAGGAGGTGAAGGTCATCATGATGGACAACATGGAGAAGACCGAGGAACGCAAGGCGAAACTGCAGGACCTTGACAAAAGGGCTGAGGAACTGAAGTTAAAA AGCAAGTCCTTCCACAAGACCTCAATGAAGGTGAAGGAGCAGAAGAAATGTGACAACATCAAGGCCAAATGGAAGCTCATTGCTGTTGTTGCAGCCTCGGCCATAATTGTCATTCTCGTAGCTACCTTCATGTTGGTCAACAGATCAAGCCCTGAAAACACACATGATATAGGCAGTATCCCAATGAACGAAGGAGGCATTACACCAACAACCATTGGGCCTGGGAAGTAG